In a single window of the Osmerus eperlanus chromosome 2, fOsmEpe2.1, whole genome shotgun sequence genome:
- the gadd45gip1 gene encoding large ribosomal subunit protein mL64: MATSLLGRRTAIFCWAFRGILPTTSVLSDSFPRGILHQIANYNPKPLKLNLKDPYIPDKEGQKTPEWQKTLKYDRKLYGRYGSASGIDPEKLWPSPAKLEEIIAEEREWNPSLEVMLENIGAREKELAAKRLAKEKLIAANMAKMPKMVADWRKEKRDTKMKAREDKDKRARLLAEARERFGFAIDPRSARFQEMVGEIEKEERKKKKLMKRKLKIEQSLTPVAEAPAAST; the protein is encoded by the exons ATGGCGACCTCCTTGCTAGGCAGGAGGACGGCAATTTTCTGTTGGGCATTTAGGGGTATTTTACCCACAACATCAGTTTTATCTGACAGTTTTCCGCGTGGGATCTTACACCAGATCGCAAATTATAATCCTAAACCATTGAAACTAAATCTAAAAGATCCTTATATCCCAGACAAAGAAGGACAGAAAACGCCAGAATGGCAGAAGACGTTGAAGTATGACCGCAAGTTGTACGGTAGGTACGGGTCTGCGTCGGGGATCGACCCGGAGAAGCTGTGGCCTTCTCCTGCCAAGCTAGAAGAGATCATTGCAGAGGAAAGGGAGTGGAACCCTTCGCTCGAAGTCATGCTGGAGAACATTGGGGCCCGAGAGAAGGAACTCGCAGCAAAACGCCTTGCAAA AGAGAAACTGATAGCAGCTAACATGGCTAAGATGCCCAAGATGGTAGCAGACTGGCGAAAGGAGAAACGGGACACCAAGATGAAGGCTCGGGAGGACAAGGACAAGCGTGCGCGTCTACTTGCCGAGGCCCGGGAGCGTTTTGGCTTCGCCATAGACCCCCGCAGCGCACGGTTCCAGGAGATGGTGGGCGAGatcgagaaggaggagaggaagaagaagaaactcaTGAAGAGGAAATTAAAGATCGAGCAAAGTCTCACACCCGTCGCAGAGGCACCTGCTGCCTCAACGTAA